A portion of the Colius striatus isolate bColStr4 chromosome 1, bColStr4.1.hap1, whole genome shotgun sequence genome contains these proteins:
- the LOC104555987 gene encoding protein mono-ADP-ribosyltransferase PARP11-like has product MSPSGRSAGGRAARRPRGRAPPGSGASVIGGGYSSRSIVSSWGGAWYTHVRREAGSGTGGPHCGSAGGRYRGLTGCGSVSGLTDSNSHCSVSSEDIERSFRTNPHGSVSFTTAKFNYTLDFSVMKQTNLTTLKQRPIKRAPFSVSAFSFICENEAIPMPSHWENVNTEEPYQLIPLQKKTNEYHEVSGLFGKTMDSHRIKRIKRIQNLDLWEFFCRKKAQLKKKRGVPTINEQMLFHGTSNEFVEAICIHNFDWRINGMHAAVYGKGTYFARDASYSSRFCKEDMKHGDTFQTHGVNLQPHLRRPDKVMFLARVLTGDYINGDSKYMRPPSKDGSFVNLYDSCVDNTWNPKIFVVFDANQIYPEYLIEFC; this is encoded by the exons ATGTCGCCCAGCGGGCGCAGTGCAGGCGGGAGGGCGGCACGCAGGCCGCGGGGGCGTGCACCGCCCGGCTCCGGCGCTTCCGTTATCGGCGGCGGCTACAGCTCGCGCTCGATAGTCTCGTCATGGGGCGGAGCCTGGTACACGCACGTGCGGCGGGAGGCGGGCTCCGGGACCGGGGGTCCTCACTGCGGTAGTGCAGGCGGGCGGTACCGCGG CCTTACAGGCTGTGGTAGTGTTTCCGGTTTGACTGATTCAAACAGTCATTGCTCTGTTAGCAGTGAAGATATTGAAAGAAGCTTCCGAACAAACCCACAtggttctgtttcttttacaaCTGCAAAATTTAACTACACACTAGATTTTTCAG TGATGAAGCAAACCAACCTAACTACCCTTAAGCAACGTCCAATAAAGAGAGCTCCGTTTTCTGTCAGTGCTTTCAG TTTCATCTGTGAAAATGAGGCTATCCCTATGCCTTCACACTGGGAGAATGTAAATACCGAGGAGCCTTATCAG cttattccattgcaaaagaaaacaaatgaatatCATGAAGTTTCTGGTCTCTTTGGAAAAACAATGGATAGCCATCGAattaaaagaattaagagaATACAAAATCTAGACTTGTGGGAGTTTTTTTGCAG GAAGAAAGCTCAGCTAAAGAAGAAGAGAGGTGTACCAACTATTAATGAGCAGATGCTATTTCATGGCACCAGTAATGAATTTGTAGAAGCAATATGTATTCATAACTTTGACTGGAGAATAAATGGGATGCATGCTGCTGTATATGGAAAAG gtACCTATTTTGCAAGAGATGCATCATATTCCAGTCGTTTCTGCAAAGAAGACATGAAGCATGGAGATACTTTTCAAACTCATGGTGTGAATCTGCAGCCTCATCTGCGTAGACCAGATAAAGTCATGTTTCTTGCTCGTGTATTAACTGGTGACTATATTAATGGTGATTCAAAATACATGAGGCCTCCTTCAAAAGATGGAAGTTTTGTGAACTTATATGACAGCTGTGTGGATAATACTTGGAACCCAAAGATCTTTGTTGTCTTTGATGCCAACCAAATCTACCCTGAGTACTTAATAGAATTTTGTTGA
- the PARP11 gene encoding protein mono-ADP-ribosyltransferase PARP11 isoform X1, which yields MWGAGAGREDGADMLQRTSEDIFPKMESSVEDMDTSDTQWGWFYLAECGKWHMFQTDSNSHCSVSSEDIERSFRTNPHGSVSFTTAKFNYTLDFSVMKQTNLTTLKQRPIKRAPFSVSAFSFICENEAIPMPSHWENVNTEEPYQLIPLQKKTNEYHEVSGLFGKTMDSHRIKRIKRIQNLDLWEFFCRKKAQLKKKRGVPTINEQMLFHGTSNEFVEAICIHNFDWRINGMHAAVYGKGTYFARDASYSSRFCKEDMKHGDTFQTHGVNLQPHLRRPDKVMFLARVLTGDYINGDSKYMRPPSKDGSFVNLYDSCVDNTWNPKIFVVFDANQIYPEYLIEFC from the exons ATGTGGGGAGcgggcgccgggcgggaggaCGGTGCG GATATGCTTCAAAGAACAtcagaagacatttttccaaAGATGGAAAGTTCGGTGGAAGATATGGATACCTCTGATACCCAGTGGGGCTGGTTTTATTTGGCTGAGTGTGGTAAATGGCATATGTTTCAG actgaTTCAAACAGTCATTGCTCTGTTAGCAGTGAAGATATTGAAAGAAGCTTCCGAACAAACCCACAtggttctgtttcttttacaaCTGCAAAATTTAACTACACACTAGATTTTTCAG TGATGAAGCAAACCAACCTAACTACCCTTAAGCAACGTCCAATAAAGAGAGCTCCGTTTTCTGTCAGTGCTTTCAG TTTCATCTGTGAAAATGAGGCTATCCCTATGCCTTCACACTGGGAGAATGTAAATACCGAGGAGCCTTATCAG cttattccattgcaaaagaaaacaaatgaatatCATGAAGTTTCTGGTCTCTTTGGAAAAACAATGGATAGCCATCGAattaaaagaattaagagaATACAAAATCTAGACTTGTGGGAGTTTTTTTGCAG GAAGAAAGCTCAGCTAAAGAAGAAGAGAGGTGTACCAACTATTAATGAGCAGATGCTATTTCATGGCACCAGTAATGAATTTGTAGAAGCAATATGTATTCATAACTTTGACTGGAGAATAAATGGGATGCATGCTGCTGTATATGGAAAAG gtACCTATTTTGCAAGAGATGCATCATATTCCAGTCGTTTCTGCAAAGAAGACATGAAGCATGGAGATACTTTTCAAACTCATGGTGTGAATCTGCAGCCTCATCTGCGTAGACCAGATAAAGTCATGTTTCTTGCTCGTGTATTAACTGGTGACTATATTAATGGTGATTCAAAATACATGAGGCCTCCTTCAAAAGATGGAAGTTTTGTGAACTTATATGACAGCTGTGTGGATAATACTTGGAACCCAAAGATCTTTGTTGTCTTTGATGCCAACCAAATCTACCCTGAGTACTTAATAGAATTTTGTTGA
- the PARP11 gene encoding protein mono-ADP-ribosyltransferase PARP11 isoform X2 encodes MLQRTSEDIFPKMESSVEDMDTSDTQWGWFYLAECGKWHMFQTDSNSHCSVSSEDIERSFRTNPHGSVSFTTAKFNYTLDFSVMKQTNLTTLKQRPIKRAPFSVSAFSFICENEAIPMPSHWENVNTEEPYQLIPLQKKTNEYHEVSGLFGKTMDSHRIKRIKRIQNLDLWEFFCRKKAQLKKKRGVPTINEQMLFHGTSNEFVEAICIHNFDWRINGMHAAVYGKGTYFARDASYSSRFCKEDMKHGDTFQTHGVNLQPHLRRPDKVMFLARVLTGDYINGDSKYMRPPSKDGSFVNLYDSCVDNTWNPKIFVVFDANQIYPEYLIEFC; translated from the exons ATGCTTCAAAGAACAtcagaagacatttttccaaAGATGGAAAGTTCGGTGGAAGATATGGATACCTCTGATACCCAGTGGGGCTGGTTTTATTTGGCTGAGTGTGGTAAATGGCATATGTTTCAG actgaTTCAAACAGTCATTGCTCTGTTAGCAGTGAAGATATTGAAAGAAGCTTCCGAACAAACCCACAtggttctgtttcttttacaaCTGCAAAATTTAACTACACACTAGATTTTTCAG TGATGAAGCAAACCAACCTAACTACCCTTAAGCAACGTCCAATAAAGAGAGCTCCGTTTTCTGTCAGTGCTTTCAG TTTCATCTGTGAAAATGAGGCTATCCCTATGCCTTCACACTGGGAGAATGTAAATACCGAGGAGCCTTATCAG cttattccattgcaaaagaaaacaaatgaatatCATGAAGTTTCTGGTCTCTTTGGAAAAACAATGGATAGCCATCGAattaaaagaattaagagaATACAAAATCTAGACTTGTGGGAGTTTTTTTGCAG GAAGAAAGCTCAGCTAAAGAAGAAGAGAGGTGTACCAACTATTAATGAGCAGATGCTATTTCATGGCACCAGTAATGAATTTGTAGAAGCAATATGTATTCATAACTTTGACTGGAGAATAAATGGGATGCATGCTGCTGTATATGGAAAAG gtACCTATTTTGCAAGAGATGCATCATATTCCAGTCGTTTCTGCAAAGAAGACATGAAGCATGGAGATACTTTTCAAACTCATGGTGTGAATCTGCAGCCTCATCTGCGTAGACCAGATAAAGTCATGTTTCTTGCTCGTGTATTAACTGGTGACTATATTAATGGTGATTCAAAATACATGAGGCCTCCTTCAAAAGATGGAAGTTTTGTGAACTTATATGACAGCTGTGTGGATAATACTTGGAACCCAAAGATCTTTGTTGTCTTTGATGCCAACCAAATCTACCCTGAGTACTTAATAGAATTTTGTTGA
- the PARP11 gene encoding protein mono-ADP-ribosyltransferase PARP11 isoform X3 yields MAYVSVMKQTNLTTLKQRPIKRAPFSVSAFSFICENEAIPMPSHWENVNTEEPYQLIPLQKKTNEYHEVSGLFGKTMDSHRIKRIKRIQNLDLWEFFCRKKAQLKKKRGVPTINEQMLFHGTSNEFVEAICIHNFDWRINGMHAAVYGKGTYFARDASYSSRFCKEDMKHGDTFQTHGVNLQPHLRRPDKVMFLARVLTGDYINGDSKYMRPPSKDGSFVNLYDSCVDNTWNPKIFVVFDANQIYPEYLIEFC; encoded by the exons ATGGCATATGTTTCAG TGATGAAGCAAACCAACCTAACTACCCTTAAGCAACGTCCAATAAAGAGAGCTCCGTTTTCTGTCAGTGCTTTCAG TTTCATCTGTGAAAATGAGGCTATCCCTATGCCTTCACACTGGGAGAATGTAAATACCGAGGAGCCTTATCAG cttattccattgcaaaagaaaacaaatgaatatCATGAAGTTTCTGGTCTCTTTGGAAAAACAATGGATAGCCATCGAattaaaagaattaagagaATACAAAATCTAGACTTGTGGGAGTTTTTTTGCAG GAAGAAAGCTCAGCTAAAGAAGAAGAGAGGTGTACCAACTATTAATGAGCAGATGCTATTTCATGGCACCAGTAATGAATTTGTAGAAGCAATATGTATTCATAACTTTGACTGGAGAATAAATGGGATGCATGCTGCTGTATATGGAAAAG gtACCTATTTTGCAAGAGATGCATCATATTCCAGTCGTTTCTGCAAAGAAGACATGAAGCATGGAGATACTTTTCAAACTCATGGTGTGAATCTGCAGCCTCATCTGCGTAGACCAGATAAAGTCATGTTTCTTGCTCGTGTATTAACTGGTGACTATATTAATGGTGATTCAAAATACATGAGGCCTCCTTCAAAAGATGGAAGTTTTGTGAACTTATATGACAGCTGTGTGGATAATACTTGGAACCCAAAGATCTTTGTTGTCTTTGATGCCAACCAAATCTACCCTGAGTACTTAATAGAATTTTGTTGA